The Procambarus clarkii isolate CNS0578487 chromosome 91, FALCON_Pclarkii_2.0, whole genome shotgun sequence region CACATATTGTTTTTCCAGTATTCAGGTGGTGATGCATGAACCAATGCCATATGAAGTAGGTGTTAATGGTAAAgtattttaataattttaataatttttgGCATCAATAGTCTCTTATCAACTCTAACCTGAGGTAACTACAATCTAATGAAAAGCATTATGTAAGTTGTGCCTATTTTCATGATTAAATATTCACAAATCAATATACTGCATCCCAATTAATTATCATATTCTTTATATTTTTTAGCTAAAAATAAGAACATTGTAAGAATACAGTAcctattatcttgagattatcttgagatgatttcggggctttagtgtccccacggcccggtcctcgaccaggcctccacccccaggaagcagcccgtgacagctgactaactcccaggtacctatttactgctaggtaacaggggcattcagggtgaaagaaactttgcccatttgtttctgcctcgtgcgggaatcgaacccgcgccacaaaattacgagtcctgcgcgctatccaccaggctacgaggcccccattaaTATGAAGATGTCATTGTAAAAAACTATGAAATGTCACATCTGGAGACAGACATGAGTTTTTTCAACACTGTAATCAGTCATCATCAAATGTAATGCAAATTTCACTAAAATGAAGATATTTGAATAATTTCTTATGCACATGAGCATACAAATATTTATACTGCTGAGTAAATACTTTGTTGCATCTGTAACTACATACAATTTGTGAAGAAATCATATTCAGTATTTATGTTCTACAATTCTGAGTATAGAGCTTTATACTCAGATTATTTACTGTAATACAATTCTGAATTACTCTGATACTGTACTCTTAAAAATAATGCAGCCTTCTAATTAAAAATTTTGCACAAAGTTTTATAGCAAACATTCCAGTTATTTCgctagaaaataaagaaaatgtaaCAATGAATTTGAATAACTAGGCATACAATGTGGCATAACTCAAGTGTTTCAGCAAGAGATATAAAGTGACCTGAGATTTTATCTTACTGTATAGTTTCATGATTACAATTACTCTAGTTATAAAATGCTTCACTTTACCTAGTATCTTGCAAGCAATATGTTGAAGCACAGTACAGTACCTGTATACATATTATTATGGGTGATAACTGGCATGACCTTCACAACATTTTAAATTCTTGCAATCATTGTTATAGTTTAAATGCAGCACAGTGTTTATGCCATTAATAAAGTTATACACAGTGTAATGATTGTTGAGTTTCTAATCCTACTAGACTTTAAACTGTACATTTTTACAATTTTGTCATTAACTCTTTGTGGTTTCctatataaaataaatgaaaatgtGGGTATTGTAACATGACAATTTCAGAATTATTACGGACGATTGATCCTGGTCTTAAGTTTGGAGCAGTCAGgctttatcttcttgaggttatcttgagatgatttcggggctttagtgtccccgcagcccggtcctcgaccaggcctccacccccaggaagcagcccgtgacagctgactaacacccaggtacctatttgctgctaggtaacaggggcgtagggtgaaagaaactctgcccattgtttctcgccggtgcctgggatcaaacccaagaccacaggatcacaagtccagcgtgctgtccgctcagccgaccggctccctaaaacaTCTGTATCATTCATGCCATAATATTGGACAAAAATCAATGAACATCACAGAGGTAGGTGACTTGCACGGGAATCAGTTTTTATTACCTTGTACTGTATACATCAATAAAATTGTGTATAATTTTAAAGTTGTTttttttacccgagggccactatctGTCTAGTGGCCTcagtgaggacaggaagccaatgGCTGGTTAAAGGCTTCCCCCATTGTGGCTGAGGATGTCTTACACTTATGGCTTCATCAGATAAGTGGTTCCGTAGGTTTATAACCCTATTGGTGAAAACACATGTTTTttgtcctacactgtggcttcttGAGTGtgaagctgttgccccttgtATGTGCTATATTTGACTTTAAAGAATTGGTCTGGATTATTATCCCTGACTTTTTCAGTGTTTTAAAGGTCtcgatgagatcagccctgtcacgTCTGGTTTGCTGTGTTGTTAGCCCTATGGCACTCATCTGTTAATGGTctgagagttgacttagttctgagATGAATTTTGTTGTgatgtgttgaactttctccaactaGAGGAAATATATCCTTTTTTGaaggtgaggtctccatgcttcgatacagtaggccagatgggggCATACCAGACATTCATATAGTTAAATAACCACTTTTATTTTGCTTAAAGTCAAAGGTTCTTTTGACTATTCCTAAAATTTGGTTTGGATTTTGTTTCTACTGCAGAATCCATTCGTTGTGCCACTTTCTGTGATTGCTGGATCCTTAATCCTAGGTCCTTTGCATAAATCTACTGCATATTAGTTATTGATATGATATTGATGACATGCATTCTTAGGCCCTGCTATATAGTCTACCCAGcttggtgcattcttttgataattacttgcagtACAGTACTTTCTTAGGCCCTACATGCAACGTCTTCCATTCATTTTATACTACAGCTGTATTAAAAAGCATTTTCATTTTTGATCATTTGGTGGTATATGTaaatctctttgtaaggcttaaAAATTGTTTTTGCTTCctactttaccatagatcttGGTGTCTTCTGCAAATCTGAtgttgtggtttgtaatattgccATCTATATCATTGATGTacagtatatgacaaaaagggattGGCCGGAGATGGAACCATGCAATACTCCACTCGACATTTTTCCAGCCAGATTCATAGCCAATCAAAAGAAGTTgttaggactaggagctgggaagtgaggatggagtgaaggattgaatggtgcccaaccatttgaacCATCAGGAATTGAATGCTGACCTTACAAGAAGCTAGACCAGCTTTGTTCTGGCCAGTCCAAGTTGCTGTAATACATACAGGGTGGTGAAAGGTGAAGTAAAATCTTACAAATGAAACTATTTCTTGTATAAATTATAGTTTATTAAAAAATTAGGTTTGCACACAATACTATAAAGTACAAATTTATATAGGCTACCTTTGCATAAAATTATTCATTTAATCTGCTGAGAGTACAATGTCAATAAGCATGTCTGTGTCTTCTGTGGGAATTTCAGGGAAAATCTGTTCACTAAAAGCTAATGCAACTGTACTTGGTGCATTAATTTGTGAAGCTCTGCATCTGGTTAGATATCTGTCGTAATAGCCTCGTCCTCTTCCCATTCTGTAATgagaacacatcaaacaccacatTATTACAGTATAGTAAATTCATCTTATCTATTTACAATGTCTTTTCAGTCAAAATGACTTGTGTTGGGGTACAGTAGTTGAGGTGTGGTTCATCTCAAGAACCTAATTGGCATTTTGCAGCTAATCTGAATGATGTGTATACTATTTAATACCgccatgaatttatagaaaaggccttgatctgatttacatttgtctgatATACTGTTCTCAAagtgcctttctgcctctctccttactgtcaTGTAGTTATTTCTCGCATTTtgtatcgcttgtatgtttgggggtttggccgcttcctataatgattccaagcttgtgtcttttgatctctagCACTTTTGcagtttctgttgaaccaaccctgtttcctaggtctgcatctctattttggtatgaatgtttgtgtgccttcatggtatattttgcaaaatttggtgtacatctcatttacttccttgcctagcaacaagtctgtccaattatacccataAAAAtattttctaagttccccatagcatCCTCTCTTGAAATTGAgtatatcaactgtttcaatgtccccattctctactagattatatcacaaagcatatttaatgtccaacaggacatgatcactctttcccaaggaaggaaggtactggatgtcaaatacctcttcttcttttctggcgaatattagatccagtactgacggaacatcccTTCCTttgttcttgtggcctgcttcaactaaatatatactgtacactaTAATTACTAAATTATGTATGCTTTATATCAGTACACCATAACTGTTTTCAGTTCATTAAAGTTCTCTTTAAATATATTTGATGGTATGGTTGGCATATTTCAATATAATAAAGGCTAAAATAATATTACCTGTGACCCTCTTTTGTAAAAGCTAATCCAGGGATGAGGATGAGATCAAGGCCCCCAGAAGAGAGCGCAGTTTCACACTGCTCACTCAGAGGTGGCTGCTTGATCTGCCACTTTGTTACTGGCAAAGACTCATACTCCTCCCAAGAGTGAAGGCGTACCATGTCCATGTAGGTGGATTTGCTGTCATATCTGTCAAATGTGCTAGTAATATGTAAACAGTTCAATACTTCATGAGATGAGTGTTAAAATAATTTGCACCAACACCATCAAGTACCCATAAACTCATCATCTCAAGCCCTAAATAAATCTTGATCCCACTTCAAAGTCTTTATACAAAGTTATGTAagattttaattttaattataaaATTACAGAAAGGAGAGCATTGATAGTTAAAATACAAATAAGCAAGATAAAATATGATTCACTCTCAATGGTATGTATACAGGTACAGTATTGGTTTGAAGTGAGGTAAAAGATCTTAAACTAAATAGTACATCTTTAAAAGTTACTGAACTTTCACATAAATTCATGGTACCTGTATTTATAATAACTCTACACACAAAAATAACATAATTTAAAAATCTGATTCTCAATTAACTCACAAAATACTATTGCCTTATGATATTTTCCAGATAACATTTAACTTACAGTAtatcaaattaattaactctaagTGATCATACTGTCCATAAATTTAGATATTTCCTTGAAAAGACAGTACAGTATtcaaatactgtacagtgtatAGCTGTACTATATACTCCCATAAACAAAACCAATACTAAAATTATATTACTGTATCTGTAGTGTACTAATTGCTAATCTTTGTCAATAAttatggtctataattttttaaataaaacacTACAGTAATCTAATTGTAATCTGTTAATCTACAGTAATGTcgttggcttcctgtcctcatctagTGTCAgtacccctcaggtaaattcagatacAGAGATTAAACTAATTTTGTCAGGGATATGCTAGAGACTCTCTAACTCATAAACAAACTACTGTACTGCATTTCATACTTTTTTAGTAAATTTTCAAGTAAAACATCAGATTTTTTTGGTACAttgaatagtaaaaaaaaaaaaaaaaaaagatgtactGTGTTGAAATGTAGGTAGAGTATGCCAACACACCGTGACACGACTACTTGCTACGGCACCACCTGACCATATTCCAGCCCACCAAGACTTTGTCCATAAGGCCTAGTCAATACTTTATGGGCCACGATAGGTCTTGGTGCCCATTGTGATCTGTTCACTTAATAAGATTACACTGATAAATTATAATATTACCTATGCAAATTAAGTCAAAAAAATTTAAATACAATATTAC contains the following coding sequences:
- the Mthfs gene encoding 5-formyltetrahydrofolate cyclo-ligase produces the protein MMNAVKTAKAALRKEVKVKLDSLSTAEKARQSVVVQEKLWQHELYKKSQRLSIFLSMNDEIQTEPILRHALEAGKTCYIPRYDSKSTYMDMVRLHSWEEYESLPVTKWQIKQPPLSEQCETALSSGGLDLILIPGLAFTKEGHRMGRGRGYYDRYLTRCRASQINAPSTVALAFSEQIFPEIPTEDTDMLIDIVLSAD